GGGCCGGGGCGCCGAGCGCCCCGGCGACCCCCAGTTCCTCGGCCAGCTCCCGAACGTGCCGCCCGACGCGGGCGGCCGGCACGCCGCGGAGCGCAGCGAAGAACGTCAGGTTCCCCGCGGCCGTCAACCTCCAGTAGAACGACCGCATCGCTCCGAGCGAGAGTCCGATGGTCCGTCGCACGCGGTGAGCTTCCCGGACGCAGTCGGCCCCCAGAATGCGGACGGCGCCTCGACTCGGCGACACGAGGGTCGCCGCAATGCGGAGGGCCGTCGTCTTGCCGCAGCCGTTCGGTCCGACGAGCGCGGCCACCACCCCTGCCGGGACCGTCAGAGAAAGCTCCCTGAGGCCGACCCCGCCCGCGGCGCCCGGAAACGTCTTCGTCACGCCAACGAACTCGACCGCCGGACGCCGGGTGCGCTCGTTCTGCTGACTTCTGACCGGCACGCCGTTCATCACGGAGCGACCGGGATGAGCGATGTGCCGACGACCGAGAGGACGCCCTCGTTCGAGTCGAGCAGGACGGCCTGCACGTGAGCCCCGGCCGCGAAGCGCCCGAGGAGGAGTCTGGAACAGCCGTCAACCGGACCGGCCGCGTCGAGCTCACCGCCGGTCGCGGCGTCGAGGTAGTAGATGCGCTCCGTTGTC
This sequence is a window from Candidatus Effluviviaceae Genus V sp.. Protein-coding genes within it:
- a CDS encoding ATP-binding cassette domain-containing protein; translation: MNGVPVRSQQNERTRRPAVEFVGVTKTFPGAAGGVGLRELSLTVPAGVVAALVGPNGCGKTTALRIAATLVSPSRGAVRILGADCVREAHRVRRTIGLSLGAMRSFYWRLTAAGNLTFFAALRGVPAARVGRHVRELAEELGVAGALGAPA